A single Montipora foliosa isolate CH-2021 chromosome 7, ASM3666993v2, whole genome shotgun sequence DNA region contains:
- the LOC138011804 gene encoding tripartite motif-containing protein 2-like isoform X2 produces MDIRKLLFSLREEVSCPVCQDILKDPRYLPCLHSFCLHCLINWYRASGGQVDLSCPKCQGRSRVPLSGDLKDLPTSFFLSGFIDALAIKEAEAQKIEIAGLIQTPRDNLHAKMKIVAHIDEDYAQRVQRSKDMLRDIDVFVDNLMGRLQAERQNIKAAVENETKKSLESLTTKKTAIQQEMKEIESALEKAEKLLIQGTDAEVIQLKKSLQTILERVGQLEPVERDPESLFDLFFAENDKILETVNTGGIGVLKFRSGTDASKSVAEGKGLCKGTVGHEAQFTLTTRNAAAEQCYNTNDSVTVDLRDERGQELLVSDNKDGTYKICYSPTFGNGAFKT; encoded by the exons ATGGATATTCGAAAGTTACTTTTCAGTCTTCGCGAAGAAGTCTCCTGTCCGGTGTGTCAGGACATCCTTAAAGACCCAAGATATCTTCCCTGTTTGCACAGTTTCTGTTTACACTGTTTGATAAACTGGTATCGAGCGAGTGGCGGTCAAGTTGATTTAAGTTGTCCAAAATGCCAAGGCCGTAGTAGAGTTCCTCTAAGCGGTGATTTGAAAGATCTTCCTACAAGCTTTTTTCTCAGCGGGTTCATCGACGCCCTAGCTATTAAAGAAGCCGAAGCTCAAAAGATCGAGATAGCAGGTCTAATTCAAACGCCAAGAGACAACTTGCATGCAAAGATGAAAATTGTCGCTCATATTGACGAGGACTACGCTCAGCGTGTTCAACGAAGCAAAGATATGCTAAGAGACATCGATGTATTTGTTGATAACTTAATGGGAAGACTTCAAGCGGAAAGGCAAAATATCAAGGCAGCAGTAGAAAACGAAACCAAGAAATCGCTGGAGAGTCTAACGACCAAAAAAACGGCGATTCAGCAGGAAATGAAGGAGATCGAATCAGCGCTGGAAAAAGCTGAGAAATTGTTAATACAAGGCACAGACGCCGAGGTGATTCAGCTAAAGAAGTCATTGCAAACCATTCTAGAGCGGGTAGGGCAATTGGAGCCAGTTGAGCGCGACCCTGAAAGCCTCTTTGATTTATTTTTCGCGGAAAATGACAAGATCCTGGAGACGGTCAACACCGGAGGCATTGGTGTTTTGAAATTTCGCAGCGGAACTGATGCAAGCAAATCTGTTGCCGAAGGCAAAGGACTTTGTAAAGGCACCGTTGGGCATGAAGCTCAATTCACTTTAACAACAAGAAACGCGGCTGCCGAACAATGTTACAATACGAATGACAGTGTAACGGTAGACTTGAGAGACGAACGGGGGCAGGAATTGCTTGTTAGTGATAACAAAGACGGGACCTACAAAATCTGCTATTCTCCTACATTTGGCAATGGAG CGTTTAAGACGTGA
- the LOC138011804 gene encoding tripartite motif-containing protein 2-like isoform X1, producing MDIRKLLFSLREEVSCPVCQDILKDPRYLPCLHSFCLHCLINWYRASGGQVDLSCPKCQGRSRVPLSGDLKDLPTSFFLSGFIDALAIKEAEAQKIEIAGLIQTPRDNLHAKMKIVAHIDEDYAQRVQRSKDMLRDIDVFVDNLMGRLQAERQNIKAAVENETKKSLESLTTKKTAIQQEMKEIESALEKAEKLLIQGTDAEVIQLKKSLQTILERVGQLEPVERDPESLFDLFFAENDKILETVNTGGIGVLKFRSGTDASKSVAEGKGLCKGTVGHEAQFTLTTRNAAAEQCYNTNDSVTVDLRDERGQELLVSDNKDGTYKICYSPTFGNGGICNLSVKVNGQHIRGSPFAAAIRSFNVKPVMSFGKAGSNPRGQAVNSKDEIAFTSNNKVEIFDCKGNFLRSFGRQDSDIYIGIAFGKDGNIYVADNGNHRIQIFNEEGRYMSMFGGKGSLDSQLYFPRGLSLDSYGNIIVSDCGNKFIKFFSPDGTFLTKIGGPSSLSSPVHCVQSGDYLIVSDYGDHSVKVFTREGEYRYSFGTRGTGNGQFNTPCFSSLTKSGHVLVCDQCNHRVQVFELNGKFVGKFGKEGRNLGEFRNPSSVALLSNGKIVVSDFGNNRIQIFDEP from the coding sequence ATGGATATTCGAAAGTTACTTTTCAGTCTTCGCGAAGAAGTCTCCTGTCCGGTGTGTCAGGACATCCTTAAAGACCCAAGATATCTTCCCTGTTTGCACAGTTTCTGTTTACACTGTTTGATAAACTGGTATCGAGCGAGTGGCGGTCAAGTTGATTTAAGTTGTCCAAAATGCCAAGGCCGTAGTAGAGTTCCTCTAAGCGGTGATTTGAAAGATCTTCCTACAAGCTTTTTTCTCAGCGGGTTCATCGACGCCCTAGCTATTAAAGAAGCCGAAGCTCAAAAGATCGAGATAGCAGGTCTAATTCAAACGCCAAGAGACAACTTGCATGCAAAGATGAAAATTGTCGCTCATATTGACGAGGACTACGCTCAGCGTGTTCAACGAAGCAAAGATATGCTAAGAGACATCGATGTATTTGTTGATAACTTAATGGGAAGACTTCAAGCGGAAAGGCAAAATATCAAGGCAGCAGTAGAAAACGAAACCAAGAAATCGCTGGAGAGTCTAACGACCAAAAAAACGGCGATTCAGCAGGAAATGAAGGAGATCGAATCAGCGCTGGAAAAAGCTGAGAAATTGTTAATACAAGGCACAGACGCCGAGGTGATTCAGCTAAAGAAGTCATTGCAAACCATTCTAGAGCGGGTAGGGCAATTGGAGCCAGTTGAGCGCGACCCTGAAAGCCTCTTTGATTTATTTTTCGCGGAAAATGACAAGATCCTGGAGACGGTCAACACCGGAGGCATTGGTGTTTTGAAATTTCGCAGCGGAACTGATGCAAGCAAATCTGTTGCCGAAGGCAAAGGACTTTGTAAAGGCACCGTTGGGCATGAAGCTCAATTCACTTTAACAACAAGAAACGCGGCTGCCGAACAATGTTACAATACGAATGACAGTGTAACGGTAGACTTGAGAGACGAACGGGGGCAGGAATTGCTTGTTAGTGATAACAAAGACGGGACCTACAAAATCTGCTATTCTCCTACATTTGGCAATGGAGGTATATGCAATTTGTCAGTTAAGGTAAACGGGCAACATATTCGCGGTAGCCCTTTCGCGGCTGCTATTAGATCTTTCAATGTTAAACCTGTTATGTCTTTTGGAAAAGCAGGCTCGAATCCTCGGGGGCAAGCAGTAAATTCCAAGGACGAAATCGCATTCACTTCCAATAACAAGGTGGAGATATTTGACTGTAAGGGGAATTTTCTGAGATCCTTTGGTCGTCAGGATAGCGACATATATATAGGAATAGCTTTTGGTAAAGATGGAAATATTTATGTTGCAGACAACGGGAACCATCGAATCCAAATTTTTAACGAGGAGGGAAGGTACATGAGTATGTTTGGTGGGAAAGGAAGCCTTGATAGCCAGCTTTACTTTCCTCGGGGTTTATCATTGGATTCTTATGGCAATATTATCGTCAGTGATTGCGGAAACAAATTCATCAAGTTCTTTTCCCCTGATGGAACGTTTCTAACAAAGATAGGTGGGCCCAGCTCTCTTAGTTCTCCTGTTCATTGTGTTCAGTCTGGTGATTATCTCATTGTGTCAGACTATGGTGACCACAGTGTTAAAGTATTCACCCGGGAGGGGGAGTACAGGTATAGCTTTGGCACAAGAGGGACGGGAAATGGACAGTTCAATACTCCCTGTTTTTCGTCACTGACTAAATCAGGACATGTACTTGTCTGTGATCAGTGTAATCATAGAGTGCAAGTCTTTGAACTGAATGGTAAGTTTGTTGGTAAGTTTGGAAAAGAGGGCAGAAACTTAGGAGAGTTCAGGAATCCATCATCAGTAGCTCTCCTCAGTAATGGAAAAATTGTTGTGTCTGACTTCGGAAATAATCGCATACAAATATTTGATGAACCTTGA